AGACACTCCTCGATCGTGTCGGCCACTACGTCAACCGATAGGAGGGGCCGGCCGCCCTGTGGGTTCCCTCTGAACCACCGGCGACTCGGCGGCGTCCGTCGGCCCACGGAATACTGGCCGATCATGACGACCGACGAATCCCGTGTCCGGCAGCGCACCGACCACGATCTCGATGCCTGTGTGGCGGCTCTCGCCGCCGTGCACCGGCACAGCGGCTATCCGGTCAACTGGCCTGCTCACCCGGCCCGCTGGCTCACCCCGGGCTCGATGGAGGCCGCCTGGGTGGCCGAACTCGACGGCCGTGTCGTCGGGCACGTGGAGCTGTCGCGGCCCGACGGCGGGGACGTGGCTCCCGGGCTGTGGAGCGCCCGCGCCGGGGTCGGTGTGGAGGACACC
Above is a genomic segment from Streptomyces sp. SLBN-31 containing:
- a CDS encoding GNAT family N-acetyltransferase, producing MTTDESRVRQRTDHDLDACVAALAAVHRHSGYPVNWPAHPARWLTPGSMEAAWVAELDGRVVGHVELSRPDGGDVAPGLWSARAGVGVEDTAVLGRLFVSPTAHGHGLGAALMARAVAEARARGLHPVLDVVVSNTAATALYERLGWELLAVVEQRWAPDQLVSLGCWAAP